The following are encoded in a window of Deltaproteobacteria bacterium genomic DNA:
- a CDS encoding peptide MFS transporter, protein MSSVALAGNGHPKGLYLLFFVEMWERFSYYGMRALLVLYMTKELMFSTEKAGTVYGWYTGLVYLTPLLGGYIADRYLGARKSILVGGTLMALGHFSMAFSSMFFFYAALTLLIFGNGFFKPNISTTVGKLYGKDDPRRDGGFTIFYMGINLGAFFSPLVCGTLGERVGWHFGFAAAGVGMVAGLLLYMWGQKRYLGDAGLRPEYQPTKDHHQTPLTTEEKHRIAVIFILVFFVLFFWMSFEQAGSSLTLFAEHSTDRMIPLLGWEFPTSWFQSVNPFLIFVMAPLFSMVWVRMAKANIEPSTPMKMAWGLAFLAVSFVIMVFAGLIVDKTMGRVGLLWLLGSYFFATVGELCLSPIGLSLVTKLSPARFGSLLMGTWFVSSFLANLVGGLLAGNYDAMNKGTFFMIPVATSGGAALLLFLIVKPLRKWMHGVH, encoded by the coding sequence ATGTCGTCCGTCGCGCTCGCCGGCAACGGCCATCCCAAGGGACTGTACCTCCTGTTCTTCGTCGAGATGTGGGAGCGTTTCTCGTACTACGGTATGCGGGCGCTGCTCGTGCTCTACATGACGAAGGAGTTGATGTTCAGCACCGAGAAGGCGGGCACGGTCTACGGCTGGTACACGGGTCTCGTATATCTGACGCCGCTCCTGGGCGGATACATCGCCGACCGATACTTGGGCGCGCGAAAGAGCATCCTCGTCGGCGGAACGCTCATGGCGCTCGGGCACTTTTCCATGGCGTTTTCGTCGATGTTTTTCTTCTATGCGGCCCTCACGCTGCTGATCTTCGGCAATGGATTCTTCAAGCCGAACATTTCGACGACCGTCGGCAAGCTCTACGGCAAGGACGATCCGCGGCGCGACGGCGGTTTCACGATCTTCTACATGGGCATCAACCTCGGCGCGTTCTTTTCTCCGCTCGTGTGCGGCACCCTGGGCGAGCGCGTGGGCTGGCACTTCGGCTTCGCCGCCGCGGGCGTGGGCATGGTCGCCGGCCTGCTGCTCTACATGTGGGGCCAGAAGCGTTATCTGGGCGACGCGGGACTACGCCCCGAGTACCAGCCGACGAAAGACCACCATCAGACGCCGCTGACCACCGAGGAGAAGCATCGCATCGCCGTGATCTTCATCCTCGTGTTCTTCGTGCTATTCTTCTGGATGTCGTTCGAACAGGCGGGCAGCTCGCTCACGCTCTTCGCCGAGCATTCCACCGACCGCATGATCCCGTTGCTCGGTTGGGAGTTCCCGACGAGTTGGTTCCAGTCGGTCAATCCCTTCCTCATCTTCGTCATGGCGCCGCTGTTCTCCATGGTGTGGGTGCGCATGGCGAAAGCGAACATCGAGCCGTCCACGCCGATGAAAATGGCGTGGGGTCTCGCGTTTTTGGCGGTCAGTTTCGTCATCATGGTCTTCGCCGGTCTCATCGTGGACAAGACGATGGGACGCGTGGGCTTGCTGTGGCTGCTCGGCAGCTACTTCTTCGCCACGGTCGGCGAGCTGTGCCTCTCGCCCATCGGTCTGTCGCTCGTGACCAAGCTCTCCCCGGCGCGCTTCGGATCGCTGCTCATGGGCACGTGGTTCGTGTCGAGCTTTCTCGCCAATCTCGTCGGCGGCCTGCTCGCGGGCAACTACGACGCCATGAACAAGGGGACCTTCTTCATGATTCCAGTCGCCACGTCGGGCGGCGCGGCGTTGCTGCTCTTCCTGATCGTGAAACCGCTGCGCAAGTGGATGCACGGCGTGCACTGA
- a CDS encoding RluA family pseudouridine synthase: protein MPKTITETIDRGNVGVRLDAFVAQAARVSRADAVRRIEAELVRVNGAVVPKGRVLERGDVVMIDEAEATGWPRPDVRYEVVFSDERLIVVHKPPGVHTVEVPAGDERVLARALAFDHPDLMALGPPDYGACHRLDEGTSGVVIFARSEDLYVRVRESFSNHRAEKTYWALVAGSPRDDWRVDVPIGHPRRRADHVVTEEGRGLVPASTAFRAIRRYDRCALVEAVTRTGARHQIRAHLAHSGCPIVGDPLYGGPPDARLRLHAKNVCLPDPENRTRELRFECQADAGFLVIPGVA, encoded by the coding sequence ATGCCGAAGACGATCACGGAAACGATCGACCGGGGAAACGTCGGCGTGCGTCTCGACGCCTTTGTGGCGCAGGCCGCGCGCGTGTCGCGGGCCGACGCCGTGCGGCGCATCGAGGCGGAGCTCGTGCGCGTCAACGGTGCGGTCGTGCCGAAAGGCCGCGTGCTGGAGCGCGGTGACGTGGTCATGATCGACGAGGCGGAGGCGACCGGTTGGCCTCGGCCGGATGTGCGTTATGAGGTCGTCTTCTCGGACGAGCGGTTGATCGTCGTGCACAAGCCTCCGGGCGTGCACACGGTCGAGGTTCCGGCGGGGGACGAGCGTGTGCTCGCCCGGGCGCTGGCTTTCGATCACCCCGACCTCATGGCGCTCGGTCCGCCCGACTACGGCGCGTGCCATCGGCTCGACGAAGGCACGTCCGGCGTGGTGATTTTCGCGCGCAGCGAGGACCTGTACGTCCGGGTCCGCGAATCATTTTCGAATCATCGCGCGGAGAAGACCTACTGGGCTCTTGTCGCCGGGTCGCCACGCGATGATTGGCGCGTCGACGTGCCCATCGGGCATCCGCGCCGCCGTGCCGACCATGTGGTGACCGAGGAAGGCCGCGGGCTCGTGCCGGCGTCCACCGCGTTTCGCGCAATCCGCCGATATGACCGCTGTGCGCTGGTCGAGGCCGTCACGCGGACCGGTGCGCGTCATCAGATCCGCGCCCATCTCGCGCACTCGGGCTGCCCGATCGTCGGCGATCCGCTCTATGGCGGCCCGCCCGACGCCCGTCTGCGTCTCCATGCGAAAAACGTGTGTCTGCCGGACCCCGAAAACCGGACGCGGGAATTGCGGTTCGAGTGTCAGGCCGACGCAGGTTTTCTCGTCATTCCGGGTGTCGCGTAA
- the hemW gene encoding radical SAM family heme chaperone HemW: protein MFDSPDTVAVYVHIPWCASKCWYCDFNSHAHATPPEREYTDALLAEWRARLDEAGGPVASIYFGGGTPSSFSPDAIARVIRALRADADVVDDVEITLEANPGTVDSARIAGFAEAGVNRISLGVQSLDPDVLVKLGRRHSPEDVIRAALAVRAANVTNFNLDLMFGIPERPAGRLERDLDELLALDSPHVSAYCLTIYDDTHLGRERRRGRRAEMGEDDASDEFARVCERLEASGRPQYEIANFGRPGFESRHNTHYWLRGRYIGLGAGAYSFFHAPGDPTGVRFENEKSPESYMDRIGETLSARVWEERLTMDQALGEAMFLGLRRIAGIDPAKIAERYGVDPRERFRSELTELGERGWITDDGASISLTREGLFVSDEVFCRFV, encoded by the coding sequence ATGTTCGATTCCCCCGACACCGTCGCCGTCTACGTCCACATCCCGTGGTGCGCGAGCAAGTGCTGGTACTGCGATTTCAACAGCCACGCGCACGCCACGCCGCCCGAGCGCGAATACACCGACGCCCTGCTCGCGGAGTGGCGCGCCCGGCTCGATGAAGCAGGCGGACCGGTCGCGTCCATCTATTTCGGCGGCGGCACGCCGTCTTCGTTCTCTCCCGACGCCATCGCCCGCGTGATCCGCGCCCTTCGCGCCGACGCCGACGTCGTCGACGACGTCGAGATCACGCTCGAAGCGAATCCGGGCACGGTCGATTCCGCGCGCATCGCCGGATTCGCCGAAGCGGGCGTAAACCGCATCTCGCTCGGCGTGCAGAGTCTCGACCCCGACGTGCTCGTGAAGCTGGGCCGCCGCCACTCGCCCGAAGATGTCATCCGCGCCGCCCTCGCCGTTCGCGCGGCGAACGTCACCAATTTCAACCTTGATTTGATGTTCGGCATTCCGGAACGCCCTGCCGGACGCCTCGAGCGCGATCTCGACGAACTGCTCGCGCTCGATTCGCCGCACGTTTCCGCCTACTGCCTGACGATCTACGACGACACGCACCTGGGCCGCGAACGGCGTCGCGGGCGGCGCGCCGAGATGGGCGAGGACGACGCCTCGGACGAGTTCGCCCGTGTGTGCGAGCGTTTGGAGGCTTCGGGACGCCCGCAATACGAGATCGCGAACTTCGGCAGACCGGGCTTCGAGTCACGGCACAACACGCACTACTGGCTGCGCGGGCGATACATCGGTCTCGGCGCGGGGGCGTACTCGTTTTTCCACGCCCCCGGAGATCCGACCGGGGTGCGTTTCGAGAATGAAAAGTCGCCGGAAAGTTACATGGATCGCATCGGCGAAACCTTGTCCGCCCGCGTGTGGGAAGAGCGATTGACCATGGATCAGGCGCTGGGCGAGGCGATGTTTCTGGGCCTGCGACGCATCGCGGGGATCGATCCGGCGAAGATCGCGGAGCGCTACGGCGTCGATCCGCGCGAGCGGTTTCGATCGGAACTGACGGAACTAGGCGAGCGCGGATGGATCACCGACGACGGCGCGTCGATCAGTCTCACGCGCGAAGGGCTGTTTGTGTCCGACGAAGTCTTCTGCCGATTCGTCTGA